A stretch of DNA from Vibrio gallaecicus:
GTTGATTAGCCCTCCTAGGGAGAACACAACCGAAGTCAGAAATACGGTCGCAATAATCACTCCCCAATGGTCAACCTGCAGGTCAACAAAGAACAGTGAAACAAACGTCACTATCGTACCCACCAATAAGCCACGTACCACGCCGCCCATCACGAAACCGGCAATAATCACATAGTTCGGAACTGGCGCGACGAGTAATTCTTCAATATTCTTTTGAAATTTAGCGCTAAAGAACGAAGAAGCGACATTGGAATAAGAGTTAGTAATAACCGACATCATGATCAAACCAGGGACAATATATTCCATGTAGCTAAAGCCGTTCATTTCACCAATTCGAGAACCAATCAAGTTACCGAATATGATGAAATACAGAGTCATCGTAATGGCTGGTGGCACTAGTGTTTGCACCCAGATACGCGTAAAACGATTGATTTCTTTGCTCAATAAACTGCGGAAAGCGGTCCAGTATAGGCTGTACATATTACTTACTCCCTTCACGGACAATACTCACAAATAGCTCTTCTAAACGGTTTGCCTTATTACGCATAGAAAGAACTTTCACATTTTGCTCACTCAATTGAGCAAAGATCGTATTCAAACCTAAGTTCTTATCGATTTCGATTTCTAATGAGCCATTCACCATCACTTGGCTATTTACACCTTCTAACTGAGGCTCAGATACGCCCTCTTCTAAATCGAGAATAAAAGTCTCAGCACTCAACTTACCAAGTAACGCCTTCATAGTCGTATTCTCAATCAGTTCACCGCGATTAATGATTCCGATATTACGACACAACATTTCAGCTTCTTCTAAGTAGTGCGTGGTTAAGATAATAGTAATGCCCTGCTTTTCGTTTATCTCTTTAAGGAACTCCCACATTGAACGTCGCAGTTCAATATCTACCCCAGCAGTCGGTTCATCTAAGATCAGCAATTGCGGTTCGTGCATCAATGCGCGAGCAATCATCAAACGACGCTTCATACCACCAGATAAGTTACGAGCTCGCTCGTTGCGCTTTTCCCACAAGTCCAACTGAGTCAGGTATTTTTCAGCACGCTCTTTTGCTAGCGGTCTTGGCACACCGTAGTAACCAGCTTGCTGAAGTACAATTTGTTCAACGGTTTCAAAAGGGTTGAAATTAAATTCTTGAGGAACCAAGCCTAAGTTTTGCTTTGCTAGCTCAAGGTCGGTATCAATATCATAACCAAAGACTTTAACCTGACCTGAAGTCTTGTTAACCAAAGAGGAGATAATACCAATGGTAGTAGATTTTCCCGCTCCATTTGGACCAAGCAGCGCGTAAAAGTCGCCTTTTTCAACACTTAAACTCACGCCTTTTAAGGCTTCAAAGCCACCAGCATACATTTTTCTTAACTGTTCAATTTCCAGAGCATACATAAAGATACATTGCCATTTTATGATTATTAGTCGTATATTTTTCGATCCACAATGATCAAGCAGTGAGATTTCATAGCTCTTAAATATTGCATGACGATCGTTTTGCCAGCAAGTCTATCGTTCATTGACGATGAATACAAATAAGCATTGGGATTTTCACATTTTAGACCTTCCGAAAATAAGTAAACTCATCCCAAACAAATAAAAACGCCGTTAAGTGGGAAACTCAACGGCGTCATCTATACGGTCTTAAGTGTAGCAAGATTAAGTTCAGTGAAATTAAATTTCGCTCTGAACGTTAAACTGCATCAAATTGATGTTCATCTCTGTCGACATAAGTTTTAGCAGCGTTTAAAGCTTCATATCTAAAGCGATAAGTATTAGATTCAGGAACAAGGTCAATCACATGGAACTTTTCAAGCTGCTGACGTGTGCTTTCATTAGGGCACAATAAGTAAACTTCACACTTTGCATCCAGCGCATCTTTGATAGCATTTTCTAATGCCAACCCGACCGTCACATCGATCATTGGGACATCCGTTAGATCGAGAATCATAACTTCATAGTCCGCAATACTTGAGTGTTGGCGAGATATTGCTTTTGATACACTGAAGATCATTGGACCTGATAAATAGAAAAACAGAACTTTACCATTAGCACTATCGAGTAACTGACGTTCACTATCCGTCAATGGCAAATCATCCTCATCGGCATCACTGATTGCTTTAACCTGCCTTGCTTGCTCACGGCTCAAACGCTCAATAATTAAAATATTTGAAATAAAAACACCAAGCCCAACCGCAACAATCAGGTCAACAAACACTGTTAATAGCATTACACCATACATGATCGCCATACCAGCAAAGCTCACCTTATGAGCTCGCTGAATAAAACTCCAATCAAGAATGTTAAAACCAACATAAACGGCAATACCGGCAAGAACAGCCATTGGAATTGGTTCAGTCAGCCCACCAGCAACTAGCACAACAAGCGCTAATACCAATGCCCTGATCACACCAGAAAGCGGGGATCGGGCGCCGACTTGGATATTCGTCACGGTTCCCATCGTTGCACCGGCACCAGGCAATGCTCCAAATAAACCTGAAAGAATATTCGCAATACCCTGACCACGAAGCTCTTTATCAGAGTCATGTTCTTTACGAGTTAACGAGTCACCAATGACCGCCGTCAGCAGAGTATCAATACAGCCCAATGTACCCAGTACTAAAGCATCGATGACCATAGTGGTAAAAACTTCAGCATTAATGGTTGGGATAACTAACGAAGGAAGACCAGCTGGAATCTCACCGATACGGCGAATAGTTTCTGTATCAAAAATGATGACAGATAATAACGTGACGGCGACTAAGGCAACCAACTGAGCAGGAACGTATTTACGATATTTAGAAGGGAATAAGAAAAGAATCGCAAGTGTCAGTAATCCTAAGAACAGTTCACTGAACTTCATATTCGCTACAGTATCAGGCAGTGCCGCCAAAGTCCCCATAACTCCACCAGAAGGTGCTGCATGACCAAGTAGTGGAGAAAGCTGTAAGATTATGAGTATGACTCCAATGCCTGACATAAAGCCGGAAATCACACTGTACGGCATCAAAGTGACATACTTACCTAACTTTAACGTCCCTAGTAACACTTGGAATGCACCAGCCATCATCACGACCGTAAAGGTCATCGCCATGCCAGATTCAGGGTACTTTGCCATCATGCTTGTCATAACAGCGGTCATAATAACGGTCATTGGTCCAGTGGGTTCTGAGATCAAACTACTTGAACCACCAAACAATGCCGCAAATAAGCCAACCATAATGGCACCCCACAGCCCTGCTTCCGCACCAGCACCAGAGGCAACACCAAAAGCAAGAGCTAAAGGCAAAGATATAATGGCCGTTGTTACACCACCAAACATATCCCCTTTTAGGTTCATATCTTCAAAACGACTTCCAAACACTATGCAGCTCCCTGCGAATAAAAACTCAAACCGTATCACTTTACCAAATGTGACAACTTTTCAGAAAGTGTTAATTCAATCACATTCATCATGACATATAACTAGATCGTATCATTATCAGTAAGTTGATGATTTTTGGTGCTAGTACACGTCAGATGAGTACCGTTCAATGAAGTTTTATAGGGATTGAATTTGTAACATTGTGTATAGTTACGAAACTTATTTAAGGGATATAAGACGTAAGATGCCAGAAATTAAACAGCTTTTTGAAAATAATTCGAAGTGGTCAGAATCAATTCGCTCTGAACGTCCGGAATACTTTACTGCACTTGAAGAAGGACAAAATCCTGGGTTTCTTTGGATCGGCTGCTCTGATAGCCGAGTACCTGCCGAACGTCTAACCGGTCTATATTCTGGTGAGCTTTTTGTTCACAGGAACGTTGCAAACCAAGTAATCCATACCGATTTAAACTGTTTATCGGTCGTGCAATACGCGGTTGATGTACTTGAAGTTAAGCATATTATTGTATGCGGTCACTACGGTTGTGGCGGTGTAAATGCAGCAATAGAAAACCCTAATTTAGGGTTAATTAATAACTGGTTATTACATATCCGAGATTTATACCTCAAGCACCGTAACTGGCTTGGCGAAATGCCTAAAGAAAAATGGGCAGATAAGCTGTGTGAAATTAACGTAGCTGAACAAGTGTATAACTTAGGTAATTCAACCGTATTGCAAAATGCTTGGGAGCGTGGACAAGATGTTGAAGTTCATGGTGTTGTCTACGGAATTGGTGACGGAAAATTGCAAGATATTGGTGTGCGTTGCTCAAGCCGAGAATCATTAGAAGTTAACTACCAGGCTGCTATGTCTAAAATTTTAAATTCAGATATCCTCAAATAATTTCAAAGCTCAGTATCAAATAAACAATATCGAATAAATAACAGTTACGAGATTTGATAGCTTAGTTTTAGTACAAGAAAAACGCCCGCTATGATAAGCGGGCGTTTACTTTTATATTGAATCTAAATAAAGCTTATTCTTGAGGAACGACTTTACCGATATAAGGTAAGTGACGGTATTTTTGAGCATAATCAATGCCAACACCCACGACGAATTCATCCGGGATTTCAAAGCCAATCCACTTAGTATCTACATGAACTTCACGACGAGAAGGCTTATCCAATAAAGTACAGATCTCGATAGACTTAGGACCACGTAAGCTTAAGATTTCTTTGACCTTAGTTAACGTGTTACCCGTATCAATAATATCTTCAACAAGCAGTACATCTTTACCTTGGATATCATCATCAAGATCTTTCAAGATACGTACATCACGTGAGCTTTCCATCGTATTACCGTAACTAGAAGCCGTCATAAAATCGACTTGATGAGTTAGGTTAATCGCACGAGCAAGATCTGCCATAAAAACAAAAGATCCACGTAACAAGCCCACTAGTACTAAATCTTCACTACCTTGGTAATGTTCCGTGATCTGCTTACCTAGTTCATTTACTCGATCTTGAACTTCTTGCTCAGAGATCATGACTTCAACTGTATGCTTCATACTGCTCTCAATTCTATTGGGTAATTGCGACAAGTTTAGACTCTAACATGAATCTCTGCCGTTCCATTTCGGGGCTAAGTCTAGCACTGCTCAAATAGTCACACCACCTTGAGTCTTCACTTTACTAGAGTTTATGTGGTTAAAGGAGCTCCTCAGCCCTCTCATAAATTAACTTGCAGTGCGCCGTGTTATTTAAAAAACAAAAACCGTATCAAAATTGATATAACTGTCTATAAAAACATCATAACTGTTTGACCATTTGCATATGCACCATTACACTCATTGTGCGTAAATAACAAAATAATCATTAATATAATAATTCGTTGGCAAGGAACTGATATGGACTCAATAGCTAAGAGACCTAGAACTAGGCTTTCCCCTTTAAAAAGAAAACTCCAGTTAATGGAGATCGCACTTGAAGTATTTGCTCGCCGTGGTATTGGTCGTGGTGGACACGCAGATATTGCTGAAATTGCTCAAGTGTCTGTTGCAACTGTCTTTAATTACTTCCCAACTCGTGAAGATCTTGTTGATGAAGTTTTGAACCATGTTGTACGTCAATTTTCTAATTTCTTAACAGATAACATTGACTTAGACCTGCATGCAAAAGATAACCTGCAAAACATTGCTAATCAGATGGTGACATTAGTCGCTGATGATTGCCAATGGCTTAAAGTATGGTTTGAATGGAGTGCATCGACTCGCGATGAAGTTTGGCCGCTGTTTGTAACAACAAACCGTACGAACCAAGCATTACTGAAGAATATGTTTACTAAAGCTATCGAGCGTGAAGAAGTGTGTGATAAACACAGCCCTTCTCACTTAGTGAATTTGTTCCATGGTATTTGTTACTCACTGTTCATTCAGGCAAATCGTGCTCAATCACAAGAAGAACTAGATACGCTGACTGATAGCTACCTAAATATGCTTTGTATCTACAAGTCGTAAAAACTAAGTAATAGTTATTCGTTTTACCTAGGCTTAAATAAAAAAACCGCTGAATTATCAGCGGTTTTTTATTAACTTAAAAACAAATTAAAAAAGAATTACTTCTTCTTTTTCACTGCTTTTTTGTTTGGAAGGTCAGTGATTGAACCTTCGAATACTTCCGCAGCTAGACCAACAGACTCGTGTAGAGTTGGGTGAGCGTGGATAGTCAGTGCGATATCTTCTGCATCACAACCCATTTCGATTGCTAGGCCGATTTCACCAAGAAGTTCACCACCGTTAGTACCAACAACAGCACCACCGATTACGCGATGAGTCTCTTTATCGAAGATCATCTTAGTCATACCGTCAGCACAGTCAGAAGCGATTGCACGACCAGAAGCAGCCCAAGGGAAAGTAGCAACTTCGTAGTTCAAGCCTTCAGCTTTCGCTTCTTTCTCAGTCTTACCTACCCAAGCAACTTCTGGCTCAGTGTACGCAATTGATGGGATTACTTTAGGATCGAAGTAGTGCTTCTTACCAGAGATAACTTCAGCAGCTACGTGACCTTCATGCACACCTTTGTGAGCAAGCATTGGTTGACCAACTACGTCACCGATCGCGTGGATGTGAGCAACGTTAGTACGCATTTGCTTATCAACATTGATGAAACCGCGCTCATCAACTTCGATACCTGCTTTTTCAGCATCGATAAGTGCACCGTTTGGAACACGACCGATAGCAACAAGAACAGCATCGTAGCGCTCAGCTTCAGCTGGTGCTTTTTTGCCTTCCATTGAAACGTAGATACCATCTTCTTTCGCTTCAACAGCTGTCACTTTGGTCTCAAGCATAAGCTTGAACTTATCTTTGATGCGTTTAGTGAAGACTTTAACGATGTCTTTATCCGCAGCAGGGATAACTTGATCGAACATCTCAACAACATCAACTTTAGAACCTAGAGAGTGGTAAACCGTACCCATCTCAAGACCGATGATACCACCACCCATGATAAGTAGTTTTTCTGGTACTTCTTTCAGCTCTAGTGCATCCGTAGAATCCCAAATACGTGGGTCTTCATGAGGAATGAACGGAAGTTTAATTGGGCGAGAACCCGCAGCGATGATTGCGTTATCGAAGTTAACTGTTGTCGTTTCTTCGCCAACAACTTCAATGCTGTTAGGGCTAGTGAATTTACCAAAGCCATTAACAACCGTTACTTTACGCATCTTAGCCATACCGCCAAGACCGCCAGTCAGTTGATCAACAACCTTATCTTTCCAGATACGGATTTTGTTGATGTCCGTTTGTGGTTCACCAAACACAACGCCGTGCTCAGCCATTGCTTTTGCTTCTTCAATTACTTTTGAAACGTGAAGAAGTGCTTTTGATGGAATACAACCAACGTTTAGACATACGCCGCCAAGAGAGCTGTAGCGCTCTACAAGTACAGTTTCAAGACCTAAGTCTGCACAACGGAATGCTGCTGAGTAACCAGCAGGACCTGAACCAAGTACAACAACTTGGGCTTTAATTTCTTTGCTCATTGTGACCTCTTGTAGTCATTATCCCTAACAGGCTAAGTAGGTGTTCTTAAATTATTGGACTTTCAAACAAGAAACATTTTACAGAGATGTTAACAGTGTGAAAGTAGCTTTAAGTTAGCCTGTGAGCTAGACAACAATTCCCTTCTAGTTTATGAAACATGCAGGTAACTGTTCTCTAAAAATAGTCTTTATATAAAGAATTAAGGTGACCCGAAAGTCACCTTAATAATTACTTTCTAACTTACAGTACTAGACGACGAATGTCAGATAGTGCGCTGTTTAGGAAAGTAATGAAGCGTGCACCTTCTGCACCATCGATCACACGGTGGTCGTATGATAGAGACAGTGGAAGCTGTAGACGTGGTTGGAATTCTTTACCATTCCAAACTGGCTTAATTTCAGACTTAGATACACCTAAGATGCCTACTTCTGGAGCATTTACGATTGGAGTAAATGCAGTACCGCCAATACCACCAAGGCTAGAGATTGTGAAACAACCGCCTTGCATGTCTGCCGCTGTTAGCTTA
This window harbors:
- the lpdA gene encoding dihydrolipoyl dehydrogenase, producing MSKEIKAQVVVLGSGPAGYSAAFRCADLGLETVLVERYSSLGGVCLNVGCIPSKALLHVSKVIEEAKAMAEHGVVFGEPQTDINKIRIWKDKVVDQLTGGLGGMAKMRKVTVVNGFGKFTSPNSIEVVGEETTTVNFDNAIIAAGSRPIKLPFIPHEDPRIWDSTDALELKEVPEKLLIMGGGIIGLEMGTVYHSLGSKVDVVEMFDQVIPAADKDIVKVFTKRIKDKFKLMLETKVTAVEAKEDGIYVSMEGKKAPAEAERYDAVLVAIGRVPNGALIDAEKAGIEVDERGFINVDKQMRTNVAHIHAIGDVVGQPMLAHKGVHEGHVAAEVISGKKHYFDPKVIPSIAYTEPEVAWVGKTEKEAKAEGLNYEVATFPWAASGRAIASDCADGMTKMIFDKETHRVIGGAVVGTNGGELLGEIGLAIEMGCDAEDIALTIHAHPTLHESVGLAAEVFEGSITDLPNKKAVKKKK
- the can gene encoding carbonate dehydratase — protein: MPEIKQLFENNSKWSESIRSERPEYFTALEEGQNPGFLWIGCSDSRVPAERLTGLYSGELFVHRNVANQVIHTDLNCLSVVQYAVDVLEVKHIIVCGHYGCGGVNAAIENPNLGLINNWLLHIRDLYLKHRNWLGEMPKEKWADKLCEINVAEQVYNLGNSTVLQNAWERGQDVEVHGVVYGIGDGKLQDIGVRCSSRESLEVNYQAAMSKILNSDILK
- a CDS encoding ABC transporter permease, which gives rise to MYSLYWTAFRSLLSKEINRFTRIWVQTLVPPAITMTLYFIIFGNLIGSRIGEMNGFSYMEYIVPGLIMMSVITNSYSNVASSFFSAKFQKNIEELLVAPVPNYVIIAGFVMGGVVRGLLVGTIVTFVSLFFVDLQVDHWGVIIATVFLTSVVFSLGGLINAVFARTFDDISIIPTFILTPLTYLGGVFYSISLLPEVWQSVSKLNPIVYMVNAFRYGFLGVSDVGIVTSFGVLGAFIVVLYGIAHYLVTKGIGLRS
- the hpt gene encoding hypoxanthine phosphoribosyltransferase codes for the protein MKHTVEVMISEQEVQDRVNELGKQITEHYQGSEDLVLVGLLRGSFVFMADLARAINLTHQVDFMTASSYGNTMESSRDVRILKDLDDDIQGKDVLLVEDIIDTGNTLTKVKEILSLRGPKSIEICTLLDKPSRREVHVDTKWIGFEIPDEFVVGVGIDYAQKYRHLPYIGKVVPQE
- a CDS encoding ABC transporter ATP-binding protein produces the protein MYALEIEQLRKMYAGGFEALKGVSLSVEKGDFYALLGPNGAGKSTTIGIISSLVNKTSGQVKVFGYDIDTDLELAKQNLGLVPQEFNFNPFETVEQIVLQQAGYYGVPRPLAKERAEKYLTQLDLWEKRNERARNLSGGMKRRLMIARALMHEPQLLILDEPTAGVDIELRRSMWEFLKEINEKQGITIILTTHYLEEAEMLCRNIGIINRGELIENTTMKALLGKLSAETFILDLEEGVSEPQLEGVNSQVMVNGSLEIEIDKNLGLNTIFAQLSEQNVKVLSMRNKANRLEELFVSIVREGSK
- a CDS encoding SulP family inorganic anion transporter; the encoded protein is MFGSRFEDMNLKGDMFGGVTTAIISLPLALAFGVASGAGAEAGLWGAIMVGLFAALFGGSSSLISEPTGPMTVIMTAVMTSMMAKYPESGMAMTFTVVMMAGAFQVLLGTLKLGKYVTLMPYSVISGFMSGIGVILIILQLSPLLGHAAPSGGVMGTLAALPDTVANMKFSELFLGLLTLAILFLFPSKYRKYVPAQLVALVAVTLLSVIIFDTETIRRIGEIPAGLPSLVIPTINAEVFTTMVIDALVLGTLGCIDTLLTAVIGDSLTRKEHDSDKELRGQGIANILSGLFGALPGAGATMGTVTNIQVGARSPLSGVIRALVLALVVLVAGGLTEPIPMAVLAGIAVYVGFNILDWSFIQRAHKVSFAGMAIMYGVMLLTVFVDLIVAVGLGVFISNILIIERLSREQARQVKAISDADEDDLPLTDSERQLLDSANGKVLFFYLSGPMIFSVSKAISRQHSSIADYEVMILDLTDVPMIDVTVGLALENAIKDALDAKCEVYLLCPNESTRQQLEKFHVIDLVPESNTYRFRYEALNAAKTYVDRDEHQFDAV
- a CDS encoding LuxR/HapR/OpaR family quorum-sensing transcriptional regulator; this translates as MDSIAKRPRTRLSPLKRKLQLMEIALEVFARRGIGRGGHADIAEIAQVSVATVFNYFPTREDLVDEVLNHVVRQFSNFLTDNIDLDLHAKDNLQNIANQMVTLVADDCQWLKVWFEWSASTRDEVWPLFVTTNRTNQALLKNMFTKAIEREEVCDKHSPSHLVNLFHGICYSLFIQANRAQSQEELDTLTDSYLNMLCIYKS